In one window of Episyrphus balteatus chromosome 3, idEpiBalt1.1, whole genome shotgun sequence DNA:
- the LOC129915301 gene encoding facilitated trehalose transporter Tret1-like, which produces MDPVKEYRVFLVSVIANLAYFSLGTCIGWTSPIIPKLRDHTADSPLSKSIGQVEEGWISSFIAIGALIGCPIAGPLSARIGRKWSLLSSALFFTAAFAFLLIANNIWFIYAARILQGVGVGLVCTTMPTYIGEIATSKTRGPAGSLLTVFMVLGILYVYSIGPFVAYMTLQWCCLAIPILFFVTFSCMPETPYFYAMKGLKREGIKSLQFLRGQNAKTVEEEMDQIQIGVDADMCNTGTVKDIFTNRGYRKAFIIVCGLLTFQQLSGTSAVTFNSQSIFTSAKSTLDPAIATIIIGLVQLVANLVTPFIVERAGRKLILMISALGMCLALSALGTFFYIQAFGDASAILWIPIPALIFFNALYSVGFGPVPWVVMGEILPSNIKSSVSSISTTVNWLVTFVVTRWYPELNALGSYYAFWLFGGLCILAFFFILFVVTETKGLSLQKIQEKLQGH; this is translated from the exons ATGGACCCAGTTAAAGAGTATCGTGTTTTTTTAGTTAGTGTTattg CAAATTTAGCATATTTTTCACTTGGAACATGTATAGGATGGACGTCACCAATCATTCCAAAACTTCGAGATCATACTGCAGATAGTCCATTATCTAAAAGCATTGGTCAAGTTGAAGAAGGATGGATAAGCTCGTTTATTGCTATTGGAGCATTGATTG gtTGCCCTATTGCTGGACCATTATCTGCTAGAATTGGAAGAAAATGGAGTTTGCTTTCGAGTGCATTATTTTTTACAGCTGCATTTGCTTTTCTCCTAATTGCCAATAACATTTGGTTCATTTATGCTGCAAGAATTCTTCAG GGTGTAGGAGTAGGACTTGTCTGTACAACTATGCCAACGTATATTGGTGAAATAGCAACAAGTAAGACTCGGGGTCCAGCTGGTTCTCTGCTGACAGTTTTTATGGTCT taggAATTCTCTATGTCTACAGTATCGGTCCATTTGTAGCCTACATGACTTTGCAGTGGTGTTGCTTAGCAATtcccattttgttttttgtaactttttcctGCATGCCAGaaacaccatatttctacgCCATGAAGGGACTCAAACGTGAAGGTATCAAATCACTGCAATTCCTTCGGGGACAAAACGCCAAAACAGTGGAAGAAGAAATGGATCAAATTCAAATAGGAGTTGACGCTGATATGTGTAATACAGGAACTGTCAAAGATATATTCACCAATCGTGGATACAGAAAAGCCTTCATAATAGTTTGTGGTCTTCTAACTTTCCAACAGCTGAGTGGTACCAGTGCAGTTACATTCAACAGTCAATCGATTTTTACCAGCGCCAAGTCAACTTTGGATCCTGCCATAGCTACTATCATAATTGGACTCGTTCAACTTGTAGCCAATCTTGTGACACCATTTATCGTTGAACGTGCCGGTCGTAAGCTGATTCTTATGATCTCCGCTCTCGGGATGTGTTTGGCCTTATCAGCACTTGGAACATTCTTCTATATTCAAGCTTTTGGTGATGCATCTGCAATTCTATGGATTCCAATACCTGCATTGATATTTTTCAATGCACTTTATTCTGTCGGATTTGGTCCTGTTCCTTGGGTGGTAATGGGAGAAATTCTTCCATCAAATATTAAATCATCAGTTTCATCGATTTCGACGACAGTAAATTGGTTGGTGACTTTTGTTGTAACTCGATGGTATCCAGAACTTAATGCCTTAGGTTCATATTATGCATTTTGGTTATTCGGAGGATTGTGTATTTTGGCATTCTTTTTCATATTGTTTGTTGTAACTGAAACGAAAGGATTGAGTTTGcagaaaattcaagaaaaattacAAGGACATtag
- the LOC129915302 gene encoding facilitated trehalose transporter Tret1-like — MEQNKTHKNVYLASLTNLAYFALGTCTGWTSPMMPRLRDATADSPLKFGVGRMEEGWISSSIAIGALIGCPLAGPLANRVGRKWALLFSAFSYAVAYFLFLQANTIWFLYVARGLQGIGVGLTCTVMPIYVSEITTDTNRGPIASLMTLFMLSGTLFVYGIGIFMTYNQVQYSCLTIPIIFFLIFFFMPETPYFYAMKRRKSAAVKSLAFLRCKCPKDIEDEIRQIQSAVDADMSQKGTLPQILRNKPNRRAFFICVGLMAFQQLSGIDAVTYNIESIFMAAKSPLNPGVASVVSVLGQIVANLITPLIIERLGRKMILMISAIGMCLTLIVMGTFFYIESSLEDSSVYRLIPIPALMLFSGMYAIGFSPLPWVVMSEVLPSNIKATVSSFSTTVGWIITFVLIRFIPEFNAELYYAFWTFGGLCGLAFIFVLFVVIETKGLSLQEIQEKLS, encoded by the exons atggaacaaaacaaaacacataAAAATGTTTACCTAGCCAGTCTAA CGAATTTAGCTTATTTTGCACTTGGAACATGTACGGGATGGACATCGCCGATGATGCCGAGGCTTCGAGATGCTACAGCTGATAGTCCATTGAAGTTTGGGGTAGGACGTATGGAGGAAGGTTGGATAAGTTCTTCTATTGCAATTGGAGCTTTGATTG ggTGTCCCTTGGCTGGACCACTGGCAAATAGAGTCGGCAGAAAATGGGCTTTACTATTCAGTGCCTTTTCATATGCAGTTGCATATTTCCTATTTCTACAAGCAAATACAATTTGGTTCCTTTATGTTGCACGTGGCTTGCAG GGAATCGGTGTAGGGCTAACTTGTACCGTAATGCCAATATACGTCTCTGAAATAACAACTGACACAAACCGTGGACCTATAGCATCACTGATGACACTTTTCATGTTGA GTGGAACTCTCTTCGTGTACGGGATTGGAATATTCATGACTTACAACCAAGTTCAGTACTCCTGTCTTACTATACCAATTatattctttttaatatttttcttcatgCCGGAAACACCCTATTTTTATGCAatgaaaagaagaaaatcaGCAGCTGTCAAATCATTGGCATTTCTTCGGTGTAAGTGTCCCAAGGATATTGAAGATGAGATCAGACAGATTCAGTCAGCAGTTGATGCTGATATGTCTCAAAAGGGTACCTTACCCCAAATTTTACGAAACAAACCAAACCGAAGAGCGTTCTTTATTTGTGTCGGTTTAATGGCATTCCAGCAACTCTCCGGTATCGATGCGGTAACCTACAACATTGAATCTATTTTCATGGCTGCCAAATCACCCTTGAATCCTGGCGTTGCATCAGTAGTTTCAGTTTTGGGTCAAATAGTGGCAAATCTAATAACTCCATTAATTATCGAACGACTTGGTCGCAAGATGATCCTTATGATATCAGCGATAGGAATGTGCTTGACACTGATCGTAATGGGAACATTCTTTTACATTGAAAGTTCTCTTGAAGATTCATCAGTATATCGTTTGATTCCTATTCCTGCTCTAATGCTTTTTAGTGGAATGTATGCAATTGGATTTAGTCCTTTGCCTTGGGTGGTTATGAGTGAAGTTCTACCATCGAATATTAAAGCAACTGTTTCATCGTTTTCCACTACAGTTGGTTGgataataacttttgtattgaTACGTTTTATTCCAGAATTCAATGCTGAATTGTATTATGCATTTTGGACGTTTGGAGGATTATGTGGTTtggcttttatttttgttctttttgttgTTATCGAAACCAAAGGACTCAGTTTGCAAGAAATACAAGAGAAATTAAGCTAA
- the LOC129914978 gene encoding facilitated trehalose transporter Tret1-like codes for MNCAYTYQRLYFILAANICSFSVGTYIGWSSPTLPILRNATEENPLPEGITLAEEGWILSLAAIGALCTSIIAGPIAAIIGRKRSLLLSSTILAAAYVSMLVARSVLCMYLGRFLQGAGGGFLITVLPMYVGEIATDDVRGSIGSLMSLFMTGGLLYVYCIGPYVSYWALQWFCLAVPVVFFLIFSFMPESPYFYAIKGKQLEGIKALQFLRGQSLKTVEEEMIKIQASVDNSMANRGSLVDIFSNKIYRKSLLICCGLLVFQQLSGTTAIGFNSQTIFSSANSTIDPAIATIIIGVVQLFSNLLTPFIVDRSGRKMILYITSAGMCLSLWVLGTYFYLQYLGKETGLNWIPVPALMIFNFLYGFGYGPIPYVVASEMFPTNIKPKAMTIASCVSSLTKFLIAKFYPQVNALGPYYAFWGFGGCCLLALFFVCFFTIETKRISLEDIQERLYRRRTSLQALKKNKEVI; via the exons ATGAACTGCGCTTACACATATCAG agattgtattttatattggcAGCTAATATATGCAGTTTTTCTGTGGGAACCTATATCGGATGGAGTTCACctactttgccaatattaagaaATGCCACTGAGGAAAATCCTTTGCCAGAAGGTATTACTTTGGCTGAGGAAGGCTGGATACTTTCGTTAGCGGCTATAGGCGCTTTGTGTA CGTCTATCATTGCCGGACCTATTGCTGCAATAATTGGACGAAAACGGTCCTTACTTCTGAGCTCAACAATTCTGGCAGCTGCATACGTATCAATGTTGGTAGCACGATCagttttatgtatgtatttaggACGTTTCCTTCAG GGTGCTGGAGGTGGATTTCTGATAACCGTTTTGCCTATGTATGTTGGTGAAATTGCTACTGATGATGTTCGAGGATCTATCGGTTCTTTAATGTCACTTTTCATGACTG GTGGTCTTCTATATGTTTACTGTATTGGTCCATACGTGAGTTATTGGGCACTTCAATGGTTTTGCCTTGCTGTTCCAGTGGTGTTCTTTTTGATATTCTCTTTTATGCCGGAAAGTCCATATTTCTATGCAATCAAAGGAAAACAACTCGAAGGAATAAAAGCGTTACAATTTTTGCGTGGACAGAGTTTGAAAACGGTTGAAGAAGAAATGATTAAAATTCAAGCTTCAGTAGACAATTCTATGGCCAACAGAGGATCGCTCGTGGATATATTTAGCAATAAAATCTATAGAAAGTCACTGCTCATTTGTTGTGGACTTTTAGTATTCCAACAGCTGAGTGGAACCACAGCAATAGGTTTCAATAGTCAAACGATATTTAGCTCTGCTAATTCGACAATAGATCCAGCCATTGCAACAATTATCATTGGAGTTGTTCAACTATTTTCGAATCTCCTTACTCCTTTTATTGTAGACCGAAGTGGTCGTAAAATGATTTTATACATCACATCTGCTGGTATGTGTCTGTCTTTGTGGGTTCTGGGAACATACTTTTATCTTCAATACTTGGGAAAAGAAACTGGACTCAATTGGATTCCAGTGCCAGCTTTGAtgatctttaattttttgtatggttttggaTATGGTCCAATTCCATATGTTGTAGCTTCTGAAATGTTTCCAACAAATATCAAACCGAAAGCAATGACAATTGCTTCTTGTGTTAGTTCAttgactaaatttttaattgcgAAATTTTATCCTCAAGTCAATGCTCTCGGACCGTATTATGCATTTTGGGGTTTCGGAGGATGCTGTCTTTTGGCGTTAttctttgtttgcttttttacaATTGAAACTAAACGTATAAGTTTGGAGGATATTCAGGAGAGACTGTACAGAAGAAGAACTTCCTTACAagctttaaaaaagaataaagaagttatataa